From the Musa acuminata AAA Group cultivar baxijiao chromosome BXJ3-7, Cavendish_Baxijiao_AAA, whole genome shotgun sequence genome, one window contains:
- the LOC135642795 gene encoding glucose-6-phosphate/phosphate translocator 2, chloroplastic-like, whose product MIYAVKQSALALGAADLVRPKSLLAAPRISILPSICAAKNSNFQLSTRKPLSLPSLEGLGFPSVVKPRGLGFKREAFEADRSENIEISHQEARSAAGQKLRIGIYFATWWALNVVFNIYNKKVLNAFPYPWLTSTLSLATGSLMMLVSWATGIAEAPETDFEFWKALAPVAVAHTIGHVAATVSMSKVAVSFTHIIKSGEPAFSVLVSRLLLGETFPLPVYLSLVPIIGGCALAAVTELNFNMTGFVGAMISNLAFVFRNIFSKKGMKGKSVGGMNYYACLSILSLLILTPFAIAIEGPQMWTAGWQKALSQIGPHFVWWVAAQSVFYHLYNQVSYMSLDEISPLTFSIGNTMKRISVIVSSIIIFHTPVQPVNALGAAIAILGTFLYSQAKQ is encoded by the exons ATGATCTACGCTGTGAAGCAATCCGCTTTAGCGTTGGGCGCCGCGGATCTTGTCCGGCCCAAATCTCTGCTCGCTGCACCTCGAATCAGCATCCTTCCGTCCATATGTGCTGCCAAAAACTCTAATTTCCAGCTTTCTACTCGGAAGCCCCTGTCTCTCCCCTCCCTGGAGGGACTTGGTTTCCCGTCGGTCGTGAAGCCTCGGGGTCTCGGGTTCAAGCGCGAGGCCTTCGAAGCCGATAGGTCGGAGAACATCGAGATCTCGCACCAGGAAGCTCGGTCGGCCGCGGGTCAGAAGCTAAGGATCGGGATCTACTTCGCCACCTGGTGGGCTCTCAACGTGGTGTTCAACATCTACAACAAGAAGGTCCTCAACGCATTTCCGTATCCCTGGCTCACCTCCACTCTCTCCCTCGCCACGGGTTCGCTGATGATGCTCGTCTCCTGGGCCACCGGGATAGCTGAGGCCCCCGAGACCGACTTTGAGTTCTGGAAGGCGCTTGCACCG GTTGCGGTCGCTCATACCATTGGCCATGTGGCGGCGACGGTGAGCATGTCGAAGGTGGCGGTGTCATTTACCCACATAATAAAGAGTGGAGAGCCTGCATTCAGTGTATTGGTGTCGAGGTTGCTGTTGGGTGAAACTTTCCCTCTGCCGGTGTATTTGTCACTGGTCCCCATCATTGGCGGTTGTGCCCTGGCGGCGGTGACCGAGCTCAACTTCAACATGACCG GTTTTGTGGGCGCAATGATATCGAATCTTGCatttgtgtttcggaacatattttCTAAGAAGGGGATGAAAGGGAAGTCAGTTGGTGGGATGAACTATTATGCTTGCCTGTCGATTCTATCCTTGTTGATACTCACACCTTTTGCTATTGCAATTGAGGGCCCGCAGATGTGGACTGCTGGCTGGCAGAAGGCACTTTCACAGATTGGTCCACATTTCGTCTG GTGGGTGGCTGCCCAGAGTGTCTTCTACCATTTGTACAACCAGGTTTCATACATGTCCTTGGATGAAATCTCTCCTTTGACGTTTAGTATTGGGAACACCATGAAGCGTATTTCTGTCATTGTCTCATCCATCATAATCTTCCACACGCCTGTTCAACCTGTCAATGCACTTGGAGCTGCCATTGCTATCCTTGGAACTTTCCTCTATTCCCAG GCAAAACAGTGA
- the LOC135642311 gene encoding cationic amino acid transporter 1-like: MGTIATESRGGGGGGGAKQRRAGCCCTKDEFLPDESFQSWANYMKALRETGMRLKNRIAARSMDDTEINEVRARSGHEMKRNLSWWDLIWFGIGAVIGAGIFVLTGQEARNAAGPAVILSFVVSGVSSMLSVFCYTEFAVEIPVAGGSFAYLRVELGDFVAFIAAGNILLEYVVSCAAVARSWTSYFATLLNHQPDDFRIHIASLSPDYSRLDPIAVAVIVAICLAAVFSTKATSRFNYVSSIIHLAIIVFIIAAGLSRADPKNLSDFMPFGARGLFSASAVLFFAYVGFDAVSTMAEETKNPAKDIPLGLVGAMCITTLCYCLLAFTLCLMQPYSQIDPNAPFSVAFEAVGMDWAKYIVAFGALKGMTTVLLVSAVGQARYLTHIARTHMVPPWFAQVHATTGTPINATVAMLVATATIALFTELSILSNLLSISTLFIFMLVAVALLVRRYYVNGETSATERNKLIVCIVLILGSSVGAAGYWAAGVDGWVGYVVAIPVWFLSTGFLWLGVPQAKKPKMWGVPMVPWLPSASIAINIFLLGSIDGLSYMRFGIWTALLLVYYFFLGLHASYDTAKAAAAAAAAAAAAAATAEGANRR; encoded by the exons ATGGGGACTATTGCCACTgaaagcagaggaggaggaggaggaggaggagcgaaaCAGAGGAGGGCGGGCTGCTGCTGCACCAAAGATGAGTTCCTCCCCGATGAATCATTCCAGAGCTGGGCCAACTACATGAAGGCTCTGAGAGAGACCGGAATGCGGCTCAAGAATCGGATCGCCGCCCGGTCCATGGACGACACAGAGATCAACGAGGTTCGAGCTAGGAGCGGACACGAGATGAAGCGGAACCTCTCCTGGTGGGATCTCATCTGGTTCGGCATCGGTGCTGTCATCGGCGCCGGCATCTTCGTCCTCACCGGCCAGGAGGCCCGCAACGCCGCGGGCCCTGCGGTGATCCTCTCCTTCGTCGTCTCCGGCGTCTCCTCCATGCTGTCTGTCTTCTGCTACACCGAGTTCGCGGTGGAGATCCCTGTCGCAG GTGGCTCCTTCGCCTACCTACGCGTCGAGCTGGGCGACTTCGTGGCCTTCATCGCTGCCGGCAACATCCTCCTCGAGTACGTGGTCAGCTGCGCCGCGGTCGCCCGCTCCTGGACGTCCTACTTCGCCACCCTCCTCAACCACCAACCCGACGACTTCCGCATCCACATCGCCTCGCTCTCCCCCGACTACAGCCGCCTCGACCCCATCGCCGTCGCCGTTATCGTCGCCATCTGCCTCGCCGCTGTCTTCTCTACCAAGGCCACCTCTCGGTTCAACTACGTGTCCTCCATCATCCACCTGGCCATCATCGTCTTCATCATCGCCGCCGGCCTCTCCAGGGCCGACCCCAAGAACCTCTCCGACTTCATGCCCTTCGGCGCTCGTGGGCTCTTCTCGGCCTCCGCCGTGCTCTTCTTCGCCTACGTCGGCTTCGACGCGGTGTCCACCATGGCGGAAGAGACCAAGAACCCCGCCAAGGACATCCCGCTCGGCCTCGTCGGTGCGATGTGCATCACCACCCTCTGCTACTGCCTCCTGGCGTTCACCCTTTGCCTCATGCAGCCGTACTCGCAGATCGACCCCAACGCGCCCTTCTCGGTGGCGTTCGAGGCCGTCGGTATGGACTGGGCCAAGTACATCGTCGCCTTCGGCGCACTCAAAGGCATGACGACCGTCCTGCTGGTGTCGGCCGTCGGCCAAGCTCGGTACCTCACCCACATCGCTCGCACGCACATGGTGCCGCCATGGTTCGCTCAAGTCCACGCCACCACCGGCACCCCCATCAACGCCACCGTCGCCATGCTCGTAGCCACAGCCACCATCGCCCTCTTTACCGAGCTCAGCATCCTCTCCAATCTCCTCTCCATCTCGACGCTCTTCATCTTCATGCTGGTGGCGGTGGCTCTCCTCGTCCGGCGATACTACGTCAACGGCGAAACCTCCGCGACCGAGCGGAACAAACTGATAGTTTGCATCGTGCTCATCCTGGGCTCCTCGGTGGGGGCTGCCGGGTACTGGGCGGCGGGTGTCGACGGGTGGGTGGGGTACGTGGTGGCGATACCCGTATGGTTCCTCTCGACGGGGTTCCTGTGGCTGGGGGTGCCACAGGCGAAGAAGCCGAAGATGTGGGGGGTGCCGATGGTGCCGTGGTTACCGTCGGCGTCCATCGCCATCAATATCTTCCTGCTAGGCTCGATCGACGGGCTGTCGTATATGAGGTTTGGCATCTGGACGGCGCTGTTGCTCGTCTACTATTTCTTTTTGGGGCTGCATGCATCATATGACACCGCCaaggctgccgctgccgctgccgctgccgccgccgccgccgctgccaccgcGGAAGGTGCAAACCGTAGGTAG